One Pontibacillus yanchengensis DNA window includes the following coding sequences:
- the sigE gene encoding RNA polymerase sporulation sigma factor SigE encodes MRKWRLKFQLWWYKLLIKLGWKTDEIYYIGGNEALPPPLSKEEEQELLIRLPKGDKAARAMLIERNLRLVVYIARKFENTGINIEDLISIGTIGLIKAVNTFNPEKKIKLATYASRCIENEILMYLRRNNKIRSEVSFDEPLNIDWDGNELLLSDVLGTDEDIITRDLESTVDKKLLKKALEQLNAREKQIMELRFGLIGEEERTQKDVADMLGISQSYISRLEKKIIRRLKKEFNKMV; translated from the coding sequence ATGAGAAAATGGCGACTAAAATTTCAATTGTGGTGGTATAAGCTTTTAATTAAATTAGGTTGGAAAACAGATGAAATTTACTATATAGGTGGAAATGAGGCACTTCCTCCTCCCTTATCTAAAGAAGAAGAACAAGAACTATTAATACGACTTCCAAAAGGTGATAAAGCAGCCAGAGCCATGCTAATAGAGCGCAACCTTCGTCTTGTAGTCTATATTGCTAGAAAGTTTGAAAATACGGGGATCAACATAGAGGACCTCATCAGTATAGGTACCATTGGATTAATTAAAGCTGTAAACACGTTTAATCCTGAGAAAAAAATAAAACTAGCCACCTATGCATCTCGCTGTATTGAAAATGAAATTTTAATGTATTTAAGAAGAAATAATAAAATTCGAAGTGAAGTATCCTTCGATGAGCCATTAAATATTGATTGGGATGGAAACGAATTATTGCTGTCTGATGTCTTAGGTACAGATGAAGATATTATCACAAGGGATTTAGAATCAACAGTCGATAAGAAGTTATTAAAAAAAGCGTTGGAGCAATTAAATGCTAGAGAAAAACAAATCATGGAGTTACGTTTTGGGTTAATAGGGGAAGAAGAAAGAACACAAAAAGATGTCGCAGATATGCTAGGCATATCCCAATCCTACATCTCCCGACTAGAGAAAAAGATTATCCGCAGATTAAAGAAAGAATTTAATAAAATGGTATAG
- the spoIIGA gene encoding sigma-E processing peptidase SpoIIGA has product MTIYLDAVWLLNFFLDWMILMLTHSFAKASNHRARLILGAIVASLLVPLNLFYPTSLWTTPIGKGIFSLIIVFTAFGFKNIRLYTRQLLLFYFTSFAMGGGLFGIYYLLQEQIHVSNGMVVTYQSGFGDSISWLFVVIGFPLIWWFTKQRLDNLVIQQMKYDEMVHITICMQNQINNSSALIDSGNQLVDPVTKQPVVICDEIFMKKWFSEEEWVILQDVQENMSLERLPDKWLDKFRIVPYQGVGGAGNFLLVLKPDWIQVTVQEQQLTITRALVGLQFGELSPDGSYHCLMHPHLLKSLAVHSA; this is encoded by the coding sequence GTGACCATTTATCTGGATGCTGTTTGGTTGTTGAACTTTTTTCTAGACTGGATGATTTTAATGTTAACTCATAGTTTTGCCAAAGCATCAAATCATCGAGCTCGATTGATTTTAGGAGCAATAGTAGCCTCCCTATTAGTTCCGTTAAACCTTTTCTATCCTACATCTTTGTGGACTACACCTATTGGAAAAGGAATCTTCTCCCTTATTATCGTCTTTACTGCCTTTGGGTTTAAAAATATTCGATTATACACAAGGCAATTATTGTTATTTTACTTTACTTCATTTGCGATGGGAGGAGGGTTATTTGGTATCTATTATTTGTTACAAGAACAGATTCATGTATCAAACGGTATGGTGGTAACCTATCAATCAGGTTTTGGTGATAGCATAAGTTGGTTGTTTGTAGTGATAGGCTTTCCTCTAATTTGGTGGTTTACGAAACAGAGATTGGACAACCTTGTAATACAGCAAATGAAGTACGATGAGATGGTCCACATTACTATATGTATGCAAAATCAAATTAATAACTCAAGTGCTCTTATTGATAGTGGTAACCAACTCGTAGATCCCGTAACAAAACAACCAGTAGTTATATGTGATGAAATATTTATGAAAAAATGGTTTAGTGAAGAAGAATGGGTGATTCTTCAAGATGTACAAGAGAATATGAGTCTAGAACGTTTGCCGGATAAATGGTTGGATAAGTTCAGAATTGTTCCTTATCAGGGTGTAGGCGGAGCGGGGAATTTTCTTTTAGTACTGAAACCAGATTGGATTCAAGTAACTGTTCAAGAGCAGCAATTAACGATTACTAGAGCTTTAGTAGGTTTACAATTTGGTGAGTTGTCCCCTGATGGAAGTTATCACTGTTTAATGCATCCCCATCTACTTAAATCCCTTGCAGTTCATTCTGCATAG
- the ftsZ gene encoding cell division protein FtsZ, whose amino-acid sequence MLEFDTNMDQLATIKVIGCGGGGSNAVNRMIEHGVQGVEFIAVNTDAQALNLSKAEVKMQIGAKLTRGLGAGANPEVGRKAAEESKEQLEEALQGADMVFVTAGMGGGTGTGAAPVIAQVAKEVGALTVGVVTRPFTFEGRKRSSQAGGGIDALKSNVDTLIVIPNDRLLEIVDKNTPMLEAFREADNVLRQGVQGISDLIAVPGLINVDFADVKTIMADKGSALMGIGIATGESRAGEAAKKAISSPLLETSIDGAHGVLMNITGGSNLSLYEVQEAADIVTSAADQEVNVIFGSVINENLKDEIVVTVIATGFDESQLQGDKSQGRPTVNTQQAQEKKRPEPQHQQQHQQQQQQPRREMPSSKPSQQEEETLDIPTFLRNRNRRR is encoded by the coding sequence ATGTTAGAGTTTGATACAAATATGGATCAATTAGCAACCATAAAGGTCATCGGATGTGGTGGCGGTGGAAGTAACGCTGTTAACCGCATGATAGAGCACGGTGTACAAGGTGTAGAATTTATCGCAGTTAACACGGATGCTCAAGCCTTAAATCTATCAAAAGCAGAAGTGAAAATGCAGATAGGTGCGAAGCTAACAAGAGGATTAGGTGCTGGAGCTAACCCAGAGGTTGGACGTAAAGCAGCAGAAGAAAGTAAAGAGCAACTAGAGGAAGCATTACAAGGTGCAGATATGGTCTTCGTCACAGCTGGAATGGGTGGAGGTACTGGTACTGGTGCAGCCCCAGTTATTGCACAAGTAGCGAAAGAAGTTGGTGCCTTAACCGTTGGTGTTGTAACCCGTCCGTTTACCTTTGAAGGTCGTAAGCGCTCTTCACAAGCAGGTGGCGGTATTGACGCTTTAAAAAGTAATGTCGATACGTTAATTGTAATACCTAACGATCGCCTTCTTGAAATTGTTGATAAAAACACACCAATGCTTGAAGCATTCCGTGAAGCTGATAATGTACTTCGTCAAGGTGTACAAGGTATCTCAGATTTAATTGCAGTACCTGGACTAATCAACGTGGACTTTGCTGACGTGAAAACAATCATGGCAGATAAAGGGTCTGCATTAATGGGTATTGGTATTGCTACTGGGGAAAGTCGAGCAGGAGAAGCTGCTAAAAAGGCTATATCGTCTCCATTACTCGAAACATCTATAGATGGGGCTCATGGTGTTCTAATGAACATCACAGGCGGATCTAACTTAAGTTTATATGAAGTACAAGAAGCTGCTGATATTGTTACCTCAGCTGCCGATCAAGAAGTTAACGTAATCTTTGGTTCCGTAATTAATGAGAACTTAAAAGATGAAATTGTTGTAACAGTAATTGCAACAGGTTTTGATGAGTCTCAGCTTCAAGGCGATAAGTCTCAAGGTAGACCTACTGTGAATACACAACAAGCACAAGAAAAGAAGCGTCCTGAGCCTCAACATCAACAGCAACATCAGCAACAACAACAACAGCCAAGAAGAGAGATGCCTTCTTCTAAGCCGTCTCAACAAGAAGAGGAAACACTGGATATACCAACATTCCTTCGTAACAGAAATCGTAGAAGATAA
- the ftsA gene encoding cell division protein FtsA — protein MNNNDILVSLDIGTSKIKVIIGEVMNDSLNIIGVGTAASNGMKKGAIVDIDQTVNSIRNAVEQAERMVGMQINKVVVGVNGNHVQLQPCHGVVAVQSENREIGEEDINRVIDAAQVMSIPPEREIIDVIPSQFIVDGLDEINDPRGMIGVRLEMEGTIITCSKTVLHNALKCVERANLEVLDVCLQPLASGSVALSKDERNLGVALIDIGGGCTTVSVFEQGYLQGTSVVPLGGDNLTKDLSIGLRTSTEEAEEIKKNYGHAFFDDAQEEETFEVSIIGSDRKQSFNQLQISDMIEARLEEIYAYVEQEIRRMGYKGLPGGYVLTGGVMSMPGCLDLAQDVYQANVRIAIPDYIGVREPQYTAGVGILQFSYHNAKIQGKELFPSVTIQEQEPKQKKQRKQSNQSTQSNQEEKPKKEKESGLANLIKYFFD, from the coding sequence TTGAACAACAATGATATATTGGTAAGCCTAGATATAGGTACATCAAAAATAAAAGTAATTATTGGAGAGGTCATGAACGACTCTTTAAATATAATTGGGGTTGGTACAGCTGCCTCTAATGGGATGAAAAAGGGTGCAATTGTAGATATTGACCAAACGGTAAACTCTATCCGTAACGCAGTAGAACAAGCAGAGCGTATGGTAGGTATGCAAATTAATAAAGTTGTCGTTGGAGTCAATGGAAACCATGTACAACTACAGCCATGTCACGGAGTTGTTGCCGTACAAAGCGAAAATCGTGAGATAGGTGAAGAGGATATAAATAGAGTAATCGATGCTGCTCAAGTTATGTCGATTCCTCCTGAAAGAGAAATTATTGATGTAATCCCTTCTCAGTTCATAGTGGATGGACTAGATGAAATTAATGATCCACGCGGCATGATAGGAGTTCGCTTGGAGATGGAAGGGACCATTATTACATGTTCAAAAACCGTTTTACATAATGCATTAAAGTGTGTAGAACGAGCGAATTTAGAGGTTCTAGATGTTTGCTTACAGCCTTTAGCCTCAGGTTCTGTGGCTTTATCAAAGGATGAAAGAAATCTAGGTGTCGCCCTCATTGATATCGGGGGAGGATGTACAACTGTCTCGGTTTTTGAACAAGGGTATCTTCAGGGGACAAGTGTAGTGCCACTAGGTGGAGATAATCTTACTAAGGACCTATCTATTGGTTTGAGAACTTCTACTGAAGAGGCAGAAGAGATTAAGAAAAATTATGGGCATGCTTTCTTTGATGATGCTCAAGAAGAGGAAACTTTTGAAGTCTCGATTATTGGTAGCGATAGGAAACAATCATTTAATCAACTTCAAATTTCTGATATGATTGAAGCAAGATTAGAGGAAATATACGCTTATGTAGAACAGGAAATCCGTAGAATGGGATATAAAGGATTGCCTGGAGGATACGTACTTACTGGTGGTGTGATGAGCATGCCGGGGTGTCTTGACTTAGCTCAAGATGTCTATCAGGCAAATGTTAGAATCGCAATTCCAGATTATATAGGTGTTCGAGAACCTCAATATACAGCAGGGGTAGGTATCTTGCAGTTTTCATATCACAATGCAAAGATACAAGGTAAAGAATTATTCCCTTCAGTTACAATACAAGAACAAGAACCGAAGCAAAAGAAACAAAGGAAGCAATCAAATCAATCAACCCAATCAAATCAAGAGGAAAAACCTAAGAAAGAGAAAGAATCAGGATTGGCTAATTTAATCAAGTATTTCTTTGATTAA
- a CDS encoding small basic family protein translates to MWLPVLFLIVGVLLGLLTDIRVPEEYANYLSIAVLAAFDTLLGGLRAHLEEKFDQKVFVTGFFFNVTLAAFLAFLGVQLGIDLYLAAVFAFGVRLFQNIALIRRYLIDRGRIKKNKEKNQRK, encoded by the coding sequence ATGTGGTTACCGGTACTCTTTTTAATAGTTGGTGTATTGCTAGGATTGTTAACAGATATTCGAGTGCCAGAAGAATATGCGAATTACTTATCTATTGCGGTGTTAGCAGCTTTTGATACACTTTTAGGTGGTTTAAGAGCTCATTTAGAAGAAAAGTTTGATCAAAAAGTTTTTGTAACAGGCTTTTTCTTTAACGTAACATTAGCTGCGTTTCTTGCTTTCTTAGGTGTGCAACTTGGAATCGACCTATATTTAGCTGCTGTATTTGCTTTTGGAGTGAGATTGTTTCAAAATATAGCACTTATACGCAGGTATCTAATTGACCGGGGTAGAATAAAGAAGAATAAAGAAAAAAATCAAAGAAAATAA
- a CDS encoding DUF881 domain-containing protein has protein sequence MKLRSKIIFSFIFALVGFMIAIQFQSNQKPEERDTRDLWEIRTELQEQQKIQQQLYSRITELDEMIQQYEGQSQSEKVATLKQSIVELRKKAGLTEVEGNGINIKVKPIFQDLDSSQSYPTISPALLQRLINELNTYGATDIAIGNERITNISPIRDVNGYTYINNHPIPPLPVDIKVLTQSPKRLLDYMQVSQSKDEFAIENLELSITVEENMTLPKYEQMPRLNHLKVDENTETGES, from the coding sequence ATGAAGCTACGTAGTAAAATCATTTTTTCCTTCATATTTGCCTTAGTAGGTTTTATGATCGCTATCCAATTTCAAAGTAACCAAAAACCTGAGGAACGTGACACCAGAGACCTTTGGGAGATTCGTACCGAGTTACAAGAACAACAAAAAATACAGCAACAATTATACAGCCGTATTACCGAGTTAGATGAAATGATTCAACAGTATGAAGGTCAATCCCAATCAGAAAAGGTAGCTACCTTAAAGCAATCTATCGTTGAATTAAGGAAAAAGGCAGGATTGACTGAAGTGGAAGGTAATGGCATAAACATTAAAGTCAAACCAATCTTTCAGGATCTAGATTCATCACAAAGCTATCCTACGATTTCACCTGCTTTACTACAAAGGCTAATTAATGAACTGAATACATACGGAGCTACAGATATAGCGATTGGAAACGAGAGAATTACGAACATTTCACCAATTCGAGATGTGAATGGATATACGTATATAAACAATCACCCAATCCCTCCGTTACCAGTTGACATTAAAGTTTTAACCCAAAGTCCTAAACGTTTACTTGATTATATGCAAGTAAGTCAGTCTAAGGATGAGTTTGCCATAGAAAATCTGGAACTATCTATTACGGTGGAGGAGAACATGACTCTACCTAAATATGAACAAATGCCACGACTTAATCATTTGAAGGTAGATGAGAATACAGAAACAGGTGAATCATAA
- a CDS encoding DUF881 domain-containing protein — MKATGKQVIFSFVLLLSGFLVAFSYQQTKKDPQVVQLSDQQLEKDYYYRQQLINIEKQNKDLRNEVEDKKDKIQSLEDNLATQEQKVGNFVEDKKQLQKLTGEIPVQGQGVKVTLKDSDYIPSEENVNQYIVHESHIHKVINELLSSGANAIAINGQRLYRNSYIACTGPVVTVDGVQHPAPFVITAIGDQDVMMPSLELKHGVVDQLVNDNIEVLLEKQANISMGAKVTGER, encoded by the coding sequence ATGAAAGCGACGGGTAAACAGGTCATTTTCTCCTTTGTTCTCTTATTATCTGGTTTTTTAGTAGCTTTTAGTTATCAGCAAACCAAAAAAGATCCACAAGTAGTTCAATTAAGCGATCAACAATTAGAAAAAGACTACTATTATAGGCAGCAGCTAATTAATATTGAAAAGCAAAATAAAGATCTGCGAAATGAAGTAGAAGATAAAAAGGACAAAATTCAGTCGTTAGAAGATAATTTAGCTACACAGGAACAAAAAGTAGGAAATTTCGTTGAGGACAAAAAACAGCTTCAAAAATTAACAGGTGAAATACCAGTTCAGGGACAAGGAGTAAAAGTTACCTTAAAAGATTCAGATTACATTCCTTCTGAAGAAAATGTTAATCAATATATTGTTCACGAAAGTCACATTCACAAGGTAATTAACGAATTACTATCATCAGGGGCTAATGCTATAGCGATAAATGGTCAACGTTTATATCGTAATAGTTATATTGCATGTACCGGACCTGTTGTTACAGTAGATGGTGTACAACATCCAGCACCTTTTGTGATTACGGCCATAGGTGATCAAGATGTGATGATGCCTAGTTTGGAATTGAAACATGGTGTTGTAGATCAGCTTGTGAATGACAACATTGAAGTATTGCTTGAAAAACAAGCCAATATCTCAATGGGCGCAAAGGTTACAGGGGAAAGGTGA
- a CDS encoding cell division protein FtsQ/DivIB, producing MAEKKIVSIEDRIPKLKEARKKKANRRLILYLSLFFLLIAVILYLQSSLSHVQTIEVIGNEHVDKQDILTISGITTEDNFWKVNGETIAKKLEQHEEIQSAKIDKQFPTTVSININEVERVGYVQNDGSYYPILATGNRLTSYKLKSPTGDAPILVGWDGQKYLEEMTQELKQLPESITQLISEIHWSPTDQNPYKIYLYMNDGYEVDASIRNFSQKMRTYPSIVSQLDPSQKGIIHIDVGAYFEAYSTEEEKGENENESDG from the coding sequence ATGGCAGAAAAGAAAATTGTTTCGATTGAAGATCGAATACCCAAGCTAAAAGAGGCTCGTAAGAAGAAAGCCAATCGTCGCTTGATATTGTATTTGTCTTTATTCTTTTTGCTAATCGCCGTGATTCTTTACCTGCAATCCTCTTTAAGCCATGTCCAAACAATTGAAGTTATTGGAAATGAGCATGTCGATAAACAAGATATTCTAACAATAAGCGGCATAACGACAGAGGATAATTTCTGGAAAGTAAATGGAGAGACTATAGCAAAGAAACTAGAGCAGCATGAAGAAATTCAATCCGCTAAAATAGACAAGCAATTTCCCACGACAGTTTCCATTAATATTAACGAAGTGGAGCGAGTAGGCTATGTTCAGAACGACGGAAGCTATTATCCTATCTTGGCTACCGGTAATAGGTTAACCTCATATAAATTGAAATCACCTACTGGAGATGCTCCGATTTTGGTCGGGTGGGATGGTCAAAAATACTTAGAAGAAATGACCCAAGAGCTTAAGCAACTTCCAGAGAGCATCACACAATTAATTTCTGAAATTCATTGGTCACCTACTGATCAAAACCCATATAAAATTTATTTGTATATGAATGATGGCTATGAAGTTGATGCGTCTATTCGGAATTTCTCTCAGAAGATGCGCACATATCCATCGATTGTATCGCAGCTTGATCCATCTCAAAAAGGGATTATTCACATTGATGTTGGAGCTTATTTTGAAGCTTATTCTACTGAAGAAGAAAAAGGAGAGAACGAAAATGAAAGCGACGGGTAA
- the spoVE gene encoding stage V sporulation protein E encodes MFRNRSNYQAKDAPDLLLMVIIFSLLLVGVVMVYSASAIWADYKFDDSFFFAKRQLLFATVGIVAMFGIMNIPYLTWRNISQGMLLVCFVLLIAVLIPGVGMVRGGAQSWIGVGAFSIQPSEFMKLGLIIFLAKYLAENQKKITSFSKGFIPSLSLVFLAFGIIMLQPDLGTGVVLVGTCMLMIFVSGARIAHFAGLALLGVVGFVALIASAPYRIARITAFLNPWEDPLGAGFQIIQSLYAIGPGGLMGLGLGQSLQKFFYLPEPQTDFIFAILAEELGFIGGTFVILLFFLLLWRGVRVALGAPDMFGSLLALGIVGMISIQVMINISVVTGLMPVTGITLPFLSYGGSSLTLTLCSVGILLNISKYARL; translated from the coding sequence ATGTTTCGTAATCGATCAAATTATCAGGCAAAAGATGCACCGGATTTATTGTTAATGGTCATTATTTTTTCTCTTCTTCTAGTAGGAGTAGTGATGGTCTATAGTGCTTCAGCAATATGGGCGGATTATAAATTTGATGATTCATTCTTCTTTGCAAAGCGTCAGTTATTGTTTGCAACGGTTGGGATTGTAGCAATGTTCGGCATTATGAACATTCCTTATTTAACTTGGAGAAATATATCACAGGGAATGCTCTTGGTTTGCTTCGTCCTTTTAATTGCTGTACTTATTCCAGGTGTAGGGATGGTAAGGGGGGGAGCGCAAAGTTGGATTGGTGTTGGTGCTTTTAGCATTCAACCCTCTGAATTTATGAAACTTGGACTAATCATTTTTTTAGCTAAGTATTTAGCAGAGAACCAAAAGAAAATCACATCCTTTAGTAAAGGGTTTATTCCATCTTTATCCCTTGTGTTTTTAGCTTTTGGTATTATTATGTTACAACCAGATTTAGGCACAGGAGTAGTGCTTGTTGGTACTTGTATGTTAATGATCTTCGTTTCTGGAGCTAGAATTGCTCATTTTGCAGGACTAGCTTTACTTGGGGTTGTTGGTTTTGTGGCTTTAATAGCCTCTGCACCTTATCGAATAGCCCGTATTACAGCTTTTTTAAATCCCTGGGAAGACCCCTTAGGGGCAGGCTTTCAAATCATTCAATCCCTATATGCAATAGGACCAGGTGGACTAATGGGACTTGGGCTAGGACAAAGCCTTCAAAAATTCTTTTATCTACCTGAGCCACAAACGGATTTTATCTTTGCAATATTAGCTGAAGAGCTTGGCTTTATTGGGGGCACCTTTGTTATTTTATTATTTTTCCTATTATTGTGGCGGGGAGTGCGAGTTGCGCTTGGAGCTCCAGATATGTTTGGGAGCTTATTGGCTTTAGGTATCGTCGGGATGATTTCGATACAAGTCATGATCAATATTAGTGTTGTGACTGGGCTTATGCCTGTTACAGGTATCACCTTACCATTCTTGAGCTATGGGGGGTCATCTTTAACACTTACTCTATGCTCGGTTGGTATATTATTAAATATAAGTAAATATGCTAGGTTATAA
- the murD gene encoding UDP-N-acetylmuramoyl-L-alanine--D-glutamate ligase codes for MRQLIDFPYKHVLVLGLAKSGEAAAKLLHHSGVQVRVNDQKPYEENPQARTLGDLGIDVITGSHPMSVLDGIDYVVKNPGIPYTNPIVDEAMRRELPVVTEVELAYRLNGDNMIGITGSNGKTTTTTLVYEMLKANDKGTKLAGNIGEVACEVAQTTSEKETMVVELSSFQLIGTETFKPHIAVFLNLYEAHLDYHKTMEHYAWSKSQLFAHQQANDFLVYNADQEIVRELVASANSQRVPFSLENKQPLGIWCDEEFLYYQDECVIALKDIMLAGKHNLENIMAAVGAAKLSGVTNKGIQQVLRTFSGVEHRMQFVKEVQGRNFYNDSKATNMLATKNALEAFEQPTILLAGGLDRGNALDDLGPYLKNVKAMILFGETAPKFKQLAIENGIETYDVVDNVKQAAEKAYRISEAGDVILLSPACASWDQYRTFEERGDMFMDAVHTLK; via the coding sequence TTGAGACAATTGATAGATTTTCCGTATAAACATGTCCTAGTTTTGGGTTTGGCGAAATCTGGGGAAGCAGCTGCAAAGCTTTTGCATCACAGTGGCGTTCAAGTTCGTGTTAATGATCAAAAGCCTTATGAGGAAAACCCGCAAGCTAGAACACTAGGGGATTTAGGGATTGACGTTATTACTGGGAGTCATCCAATGTCTGTTTTAGATGGTATAGATTATGTGGTCAAAAACCCAGGGATACCGTATACAAATCCCATTGTCGATGAAGCAATGAGAAGAGAGTTACCTGTTGTTACCGAGGTGGAGCTAGCCTATAGGCTGAATGGTGACAATATGATTGGAATAACAGGTTCCAACGGTAAAACTACTACAACAACACTTGTGTACGAGATGCTAAAAGCCAATGATAAGGGGACAAAACTGGCAGGAAACATTGGTGAAGTAGCTTGTGAAGTTGCTCAAACCACTTCAGAAAAAGAAACAATGGTAGTAGAACTCTCCTCATTCCAATTAATAGGAACGGAAACATTTAAGCCACATATTGCAGTCTTTCTGAACTTATATGAAGCTCATTTGGATTATCATAAAACAATGGAGCATTATGCCTGGTCTAAATCCCAGCTATTTGCGCATCAACAAGCAAATGATTTCTTGGTCTACAATGCAGACCAAGAAATCGTACGAGAGCTTGTAGCTTCTGCAAATAGTCAAAGGGTTCCTTTCTCTTTAGAAAATAAACAACCATTAGGTATATGGTGTGATGAAGAATTTCTTTATTATCAAGATGAGTGTGTAATAGCTCTTAAAGATATTATGCTTGCTGGCAAACATAATTTAGAAAATATAATGGCTGCAGTTGGGGCTGCTAAATTAAGTGGTGTGACAAATAAAGGTATACAACAAGTGTTGAGAACCTTCTCTGGTGTAGAGCATCGTATGCAATTTGTCAAAGAGGTTCAAGGTAGAAATTTTTATAATGATTCAAAAGCAACCAATATGCTAGCTACTAAAAATGCACTCGAAGCATTTGAACAACCGACAATATTGTTAGCAGGTGGACTAGACAGAGGGAATGCTTTAGATGATTTAGGACCTTATCTGAAAAATGTGAAGGCAATGATACTATTTGGTGAAACTGCACCAAAATTTAAACAGTTAGCAATAGAAAATGGAATAGAGACATATGATGTGGTCGATAATGTTAAACAAGCGGCCGAAAAAGCCTATCGTATCTCTGAAGCAGGAGATGTCATACTTCTTTCACCAGCATGTGCAAGTTGGGATCAATATCGCACATTTGAAGAGAGAGGGGACATGTTTATGGATGCGGTGCATACATTAAAGTAG
- the mraY gene encoding phospho-N-acetylmuramoyl-pentapeptide-transferase — protein sequence MNTTVLLITMAIAFLITVLISPIFIPFLRRLKFGQSIRDEGPKSHMKKQGTPTMGGMMILVSVSITTLIMTSKFNPNPMSVEVFLLLFVMIGYGLLGFLDDFIKIAMKRNLGLTSKQKMIGQIIIAAVFYFIINRNGFPTYIEIPLVNQQLQLGWGYALLILVMLVGSSNAVNLTDGLDGLLAGTAAIAFGAFGILAWHGQPQFEIGVFSLAIVGALLGFLVFNAHPAKVFMGDTGSLALGGAIAAIAILTKLEIILVIIGGVFVLETLSVIIQVIAYKTTGKRVFKMSPLHHHYELMGWSEWRVVTTFWLVAFLFAGLGIFIEVWIS from the coding sequence ATGAACACAACAGTTTTATTAATCACCATGGCAATCGCATTTTTAATTACCGTCCTCATCTCACCAATTTTCATCCCATTTTTAAGAAGATTAAAATTTGGTCAATCGATTCGAGATGAAGGTCCGAAGTCACATATGAAGAAACAAGGTACACCCACAATGGGTGGTATGATGATATTAGTATCTGTCAGTATTACAACACTGATTATGACTTCTAAATTCAATCCTAATCCTATGAGTGTAGAAGTATTCCTATTATTATTTGTTATGATTGGGTACGGTTTATTAGGTTTCTTGGATGACTTTATAAAAATAGCGATGAAACGAAATCTTGGCTTAACATCCAAACAAAAAATGATTGGCCAAATTATCATTGCAGCAGTATTTTATTTTATTATTAATCGTAATGGTTTTCCTACTTATATAGAGATTCCATTAGTAAATCAACAGCTTCAATTAGGTTGGGGTTATGCTCTTCTAATTTTAGTTATGCTTGTAGGATCTTCTAATGCGGTGAACTTAACAGATGGACTTGATGGTCTCTTAGCCGGAACAGCAGCGATAGCATTTGGAGCATTTGGTATTCTTGCTTGGCACGGTCAACCTCAATTTGAAATAGGTGTGTTTTCTTTAGCAATTGTTGGTGCCTTATTAGGTTTCTTAGTATTTAACGCTCACCCTGCTAAAGTATTCATGGGTGATACAGGTTCATTAGCTCTTGGTGGTGCAATCGCAGCGATAGCAATTTTAACTAAACTGGAAATTATACTTGTTATTATTGGCGGTGTATTTGTTCTTGAGACGCTTTCTGTTATTATTCAGGTTATTGCATATAAAACTACAGGAAAACGAGTGTTTAAAATGTCTCCACTCCATCACCATTATGAATTGATGGGTTGGTCTGAGTGGCGAGTGGTTACTACATTTTGGTTAGTAGCATTCCTCTTTGCTGGCCTGGGTATTTTCATAGAGGTGTGGATTAGTTGA